The proteins below come from a single Sphingobacteriales bacterium genomic window:
- a CDS encoding 50S ribosomal protein L25, which produces MKQFELFGKIREKSTKGALNALKNQGFVPGVIYGGEENINVYFFINDLKRLLYTDDIYLVNCNIEGKNIQAIVKDVQYHPLNDDPAHIDLMEVDGEKVVKMNYPLHFIGTPEGTKQGGKLIKKKRKIHIKGKISKLPDILEVNISQLNVGQTLKIKDLSYPDIEILEKPETPLASVTRTRATVEKTS; this is translated from the coding sequence ATGAAACAATTTGAGTTGTTCGGGAAAATCAGAGAAAAATCGACCAAAGGAGCATTAAATGCTTTGAAAAATCAGGGTTTTGTTCCCGGAGTAATTTATGGAGGAGAAGAAAATATCAATGTCTATTTTTTTATCAATGATTTAAAGAGGCTTCTGTATACAGATGATATCTATCTGGTCAACTGCAATATAGAAGGAAAAAATATACAGGCAATTGTAAAAGATGTTCAGTATCATCCGCTTAATGACGACCCTGCACACATCGATCTGATGGAAGTTGATGGAGAAAAAGTAGTAAAAATGAATTATCCGCTTCATTTTATCGGGACACCGGAAGGTACGAAACAGGGTGGAAAATTAATTAAGAAGAAAAGAAAAATCCATATCAAAGGAAAAATTTCCAAGCTCCCCGACATTCTGGAAGTGAATATTTCACAGCTGAATGTTGGCCAAACGCTGAAAATCAAAGACCTGAGCTATCCTGACATCGAAATTCTTGAAAAACCTGAAACGCCACTGGCAAGTGTTACGCGTACAAGAGCTACGGTTGAAAAAACATCATAG